The nucleotide sequence TGCCGACTGCCAACAAGTTTTGAGATGGAAATATACGGCTCCTCAGCTCGGCGTACGGGATCATCGGAGAGGCCTAAAGTAACAGGGGACTGCAGTAGCCGTGGAATCTTCTACTAGAACATGAACAACTGTTTGACTGATAGACTTAGgtcgcgtttagatccaaaaatttttgggttttgattactgtagcactttcgtttgtatttgtcaattagtgtctaattatggactaattaggttcgaaagtttcgtttcgcgatttctcacccaactatgcaattagttttttttctacatttagtactccatgcatgtgccgcaagatttgatgtgacgaataCTGCGTAAAAttttttgaaatctaaacagTCCCTTACTGGTCTTGATCGTTACAAGAACGATGCTATCACATCGAGCCCGGTCATGTCGGCCCTCCCGCACGTACGTAGCCAGAGGCCACCCACGGACATGGGCGCGCGCATGGCACTTGGCAACCTGCTCCTGCTGGCATCGGCTCCGATATCCTACGTCGTCCGATCAGTGCAGTTGGACAGGTCCATAATAAGTGCCCGTCGCGGCGTGGGGCGCTGGCCGGCAGCGATCGAGCAGGAAGGTCGTTGTACCGTTGCACTTGCACCACCCGTTCCCGGCCGTTCGTTCCACCGCGTCTAGACGGCCGGGCGGCGACGTCAAACCGAATGGATGGCGGCCCTGGCCTGACACATCACACACGTAGGGTACTGCACGCTATCGCCCAGTGCGCCGAGCGCGTCACTCGTTACTCACTTGCCACTCGGTCGTCGAATTTAATCGCGACACATCCGTCTTTTCATTctgatggggatggggatggggacgaGGTCATTTTCCATTTTATTTCCAAGAATTCGATGGACACCAATCATTTCTGGAGGGGGAAAAACCGTCCCAAGGGCCGATACAACTGAGGTGCTCTCCTTAAAGTTAAGTCCTATCACATCGTATGTTTgaatatatgtatggagtattaaatatagactaataaaATAACTAAATGCACAGGTTGCGACTACTTTACTGGACGAactttttaagtctaattagtccataatttgataatatgatGCTATAGTaaagctacagtaaacatattctaatgatggattaattaggcttaataaattcgtctcgcggattcctgaagacttctgtaatttgttttattattactatccgaacacacCAGATGTGACACCCATAAACTTTAACCCCTAAATTTAAACATCACCTGAATGATATGATGCGTCGAGTGGGGAATAATCCTGAATTTGAGTGCCAGATTTAGAATCTGCCCTAGATAATTGGGCGGTGTAATTGTCAGCCAAACATGATTTATCGGCAACATTCAACATTCAACCCGGTGCTTCCGGTCTCGAATGAAACTCCATCTAGTAATAAGGCCCACAAAAAAAAGAATCTGTCTACCTGGCAACTAGGTGTTTTGATCACTCCTGGTACCTGATTTTTGCCCATGCATTTACAATGTCTTTTAGCTATATTTATAATGTTTTGTTACTATATTTACATTGATTTTTATTCACTATAATTTATTGGATAGAGTGGTGTGATTTGGGGATAacataacttttatttttatggatTGCATATCTCAGAGAAATATATGCGAAATTGttcaaaaaaaattctaaattatttttatggattaCAGATATCAGAGAAACATACGTCAGAAATTATTCACAAATTGTTGCCCCGAGCCTTCCCTCTCCTGCTGGTTATAGGTAGAAGGGGAGGGGCGATCCCAGTTCCCAGAAAAGGGGGGAGGGAGGCACGTGGTCGAGGGCAGAGCTAGAGGCGAGGGCATGGAGCCATGACGCCCTGTCGAAGAGGGCCGGCAGGGGGTGGTCGGTGGCGTCGTCCTCTGGCCTGACGTGCACGCGCATCTGCCTGGGGGTGGCGGTGGAGGGAGCAGCGGCCGGCTTGGGGGTGGGGGCGACGGTGGAGGGAGCAACGGACGGCGGGGAAGCAACGGGCGGTGTTGGAGAATTGAGTGCTGGAGAGAGCAAAAACAACCGGTTATTGTGTAGCAATTCTCACAAAAAAAAGGTTAAGTCGCCCGATAATTCATGTCCCCAAATGGTAGACCTATATGTACTAATAATAATTAGAGGGACCGATTAATTGTAGTTTGTTGGCAGTAGAACAGAGCGGGCATAATCAACCGCATGTCTTTATTTCTCTTGTGCGACACAGTAGGACGTACAGCAGCTACCCGGCCGGGGTCCTCCACCAACAGTTGCTCAACTGGGCGCCATTTTCTCCATGCATGTTTTCATTCAAATCAGCGAGTAGAGGAGATTGTGACATTCAGGCAATATGCATCAGTTGCCTTTGGCTAGCTTCATGGCAGTTTCAGGTTTGTAACCAGTCAGCACCAATCGCAGCCTCTACTTGTCTGGCAATTGGGCAGTTACCATCAGATCGTCCACAGCAACATCAAACTAACTCATCTTGAGAGAGATGGAGCAAAAAATTCCAAAAATTCAGAACAAAACATGTGAATGGCAGATGCATGACGACACATATGGTCGAACCAGCAGGAGGCGAACAGCTAGCTAGTTCAAGCTCGCAAACTCGTGGTCCTTAGCTTCAAACTTTAATGactatcaagaactaagacccgGCCGGGCCGTTCCTGAATGCTGTATCATTCATGCATATCTGCAATCGGTTTGTTCTGATAGACGTCTATGTCAGATTAATTGGTGCAATCTCTGTCACTTGTGGGGGAAAAAAATGGCCacgtctggatgaaggatttggACTAGTGGTAGGAAAccaattttttttctttaaaaaggAAAACCAATTTTTCTTCAGTTCGCAAGACGTTTCTTTGCTATAGACAGATAGCTACTCCGAGGACACGTCGGCGGAGCTACACACTTCTGTTTTTATTTGATTTGACGAGGGAAATCGCTAGCAAAACATGCCCTCTCGCAAAGGTCATGTGCATTACCTAGACTGAAAAACTACTCCGTAGATTGGTAGAAACTAAACCGCCAGCTCTACCTTGCTCTGAAGCTTAAATGGCATCTCGTTCATTTCTAAAAGGTCCATAAATTCACCGGTTGGAGGTCTATTTCAGTCTTGTTCGTGTAATTTATGAGCTAATAAGGTGGACATTATTTGTCAACTCAACTGCATATTACCATGCATCCATCTGACTAAACATGCATCCATCGctcataaaagttgttcaaaaaccAGGAGGTTCTTTCCGTTTTTCTACTGCATCCTGCGGTGCCAGAAGCTGGATGCTACGAGAGTCCAAGGGTAACTCGTAACACCCTGAATGGCATATAAAAAGGTCCATAAATGTACTgttccaaattaaatcaacttCTACTCTTCTAGAGTTATACTAAGTCAAAACTATTTTAATTTTGGTCAACCTTATAGAAAAAACACCAACATTTATGACACTAAATTAGTATCACTgactatggccctgttcgcttgtattatgagccgtactttttcagcgaacgaacagtgtttttctctcacagcatatCAACGAACAATACTTTTCAGCCTGGCTTATTAGCCAAGCGAACCAGGCCTATATCATGAAATGTATATTTTTTTCTTGAACATGCAAAAGATTTATGAGTCTTTTTTATTAGGGTAGAGAAGGTTTGTTTACAATGCGCCTTTGTGGCGCCTTAGTTGAGGGTCAAAAGAATATGAAACGTGCTCAAACCCTCATGAACTCAGCCATGCTAGCCTATTACTCTAGACTGCACCCATTGTTCCGCCTCATGTTTGATAACTGCTAGTAGGATTGGTATTTGGGTGGTGGCGCCTCGGAAGCATCTCGCTTTCCTTTCATTCCACAGTTCCCAGGCGACGAGTTCGAAGATGGAGTCCGCACCGCGCCTGCAGGTCCGTTCCACTGCAATCTCACTCGTTCCACCAGTCAAGGATTGTGTCCTGGGTTGCCATCCCCTGGGTCGGATTCAGAACATTGTTGATGTTCCACCAAACTTGTTTGGCGAAAGAGCAGGAGACGACGATGTGGTCGATGGTTTCTGGTTCTTGGTCGCAGAGGAAGCAAAGTTCGTTTGCCTCGAGTCCGTGGCGCTGCCGTCGGTCGGCCGTCTAGTGCCACTTCCTCAATGCTAACCGTCGTATATTACGAGTGCGAaggtgaaatatatttttatattgtAGTACTTATTTGTAGTCATAGATATtgttattcttttatatatagttAATCTGATTTTTAATATAATTTGAGTCAGGATGTACTTAGTTTAGGACGGAGGAACTGATATGGTGGACAATTGTCAGCTCAACAATGTATTACCTGTGTACCTTTGTACCGAGAGCACAATTATCATAACATACATGATGAgttgctatgagagccgactccCTCTATACTAAAAAATGAAGTTGTTTTGGACAGTAATACGGTCtctaaagcataactttgactacttatttttataaatatatttatcaaaaagtgatatatgtaaatttttatgaaagtatttttcaagacaaatctatacatatgatTTTCACATTtctaaactcaacaacttaaaagttattcatgatctatattcccaatgtttgacccaagccttgtctaaaacgactttattttttagtatggatGGAGTAACTTGTAACTTCTTAAATGGCATTTTGTTCATATCCTAAAAAGTCCATAAATTCACCGGTTGGAGGTCTATTTCAGTCTTGTTCATGCAATTTATGTGCTAATAAGGTGGACATTTGCCAGCTCAACACAGTATACCACCTGTGTAGCACCGTACCAAGAACACCATCTTATCATACATGGCGAGTTGACACCTCTGTTCTTTTCGTGAACTACTTTCATCCTATTTGTTTGTGGATTTCATGTTTTTCGAAAGGGCCCATAAATTAATTAGTTGGATGTCTATTTCAGCTTTCTGCTGCAATAATTAAACTGAGCTGGACTTCGTTTGTAAAAAGAAAGACGCAGCAATGAAAGATTGAGCAGCTTGTttggctggggctgaaacgatcgtatacgatcgtggattgtcactgctggttggtttggtgtgagaaaaaaatattgttctgactaaaaatctacgatcgtttacgaccaaacgaacaggctcaaAGCTGAAATACCTGCTTAAAGCGACTAGGTAGAAGATTCTTTCATTTCATTCACTCGGTTGTACTGTACGTAGTAGTAGTCACTTCTAAACTTAGGGGACGTTTGGTTGCCTCTCCTAGAATTTTAATCGTTGTCCTATCGGATATTTggatacatgcatagagtattaaatatagactaattacaaaactaattacatagtttacgactaatttgcgagacgaatcttttgagcctaattagtccatgatttaacaatggttgctacagtaaacatgtgctaatgatagattaattagacttaaaaattcgTCAAGTGAAGTACTGGCGgattatataattttttttattagtatctgaacatcccatgcaacatcctccgaCACATTTAGTAGCCGGATGCGGAGCTAGCCAAAATCCTGCATGCACGTCCATTAACCTTCACTGCAGTCTGCAGACGCTCGCTATGTGTCGAACTGTTGATTAGTTTTGTTACCAAATTCAAAAGCCATTCACTTCAGTTCACCAGAAGTCCACGACCATGGGCCGGTTTCAGTTCTTCTttctgtcttcttcttcttcttttttatttaACGAAAAATGGGTTTCGTTCGTCATCCTCAGCTCCTCGCCAGGCCGGGCCCGTACGTGTAGAGGCGCACATACATTGACCTGTCCTTCACTCCTGAGttttgatgatgatgctgggTTTGATCCAGTATAGCTGACATGTGGTGCCCAGCTACCGTGCTCGTCATGGTTGCTGTCTCACTGGTCTCTTTTGTGCGCCCTCTGACGAGTGATTCCATCATGTCTGACGAGTGATTCCATCATGCTGTAGGCCGTTCGACCGCTTTAAATTCTCCCTGCCTCTCCTCGTCTCGCTTCAGTAGTAATCACTCAGTGCTCACTAGCCCACCACGCCCTGAACCTAGCCCGGACACACCCGACAGGCCAGGCCCCAACGCACAACGCGACGCGACCACCGCCTCGGGGTTCGCGCACCACCATGTCCATGGGCTCCTCGGCGCAGCTCAGGCGGCTGAAGCCTCTGTACCAGCTGGTGGTGAACAACATCCTGGCCATCGTGGCCGTGCCGCTCGCCGCCGCGGTCCTGCTCAGGGCGGCGTCGCTCGGACCCGAGGAGATCCTGGCCCGGGCCCTCGCGCTCCGGCCGGCGCACATGTTCCTGTGCGCGTTCCTGCCGGCCGCGGCCACGGTGCTGTACCTCATGCTCCGGCCCCGCGCGGTGTACCTGGTGGACTACGCGTGCTTCCGCACCAACCCCAACTGCCGCGTCCCGTTCGCGACGTTCCTGGAGCACTCCCGCGTGTGGCCGGGCTTCGACGAGCGCAGCGTCCGGTTCATGACGCGCCTGCTGGAGCGTTCGGGGCTCGGGGAGGAGACGTGCCTGCCGTACGCGCAGCACTACATCCCGCCGTCGCGTGACCTCGAGTCCTCCCGCGCCGAGGCCGAGCTCGTCATCTTCTCCGCCATCGACGACCTGCTCGCCAAGACGGGCGTCTCCCCGCAGGACATCGACATCCTGGTGGTGAACTGCAGCCTGTTCGCGCCGACGCCGTCCTTCACGGACATGATCATGCACCGGTACGGGCTCCGCAAGGACGTGCGCAACGTGCACCTCGCCGGGATGGGGTGCAGCGCGGGGCTCATCTCCGTGGAGCTGGCCCGGAACCTGCTGCAGGTGGCGCCGCGGGGCGCGCGCGCGCTGGTGGTGTCCACGGAGACCATCACCCCGAACTACTACATGGGCAAGGAGCGCGCGATGCTGCTCCCCAACTGCCTGTTCCGCATGGGCGGCGCCGCGGCGCTGCTGTCGACGGACGGCGCCGGCGCGCGGTTCCGCCTGGCGCACGTGGTGCGCACGCTGCGCGGCGCCTCGGACAGCGCGTACCACTGCGTGTACCAGGAGGAGGACGACCGGGGCAACGTGGGCATCAACCTGTCCAAGGACCTGATGAACATCGCGGGCGACGCGCTGAAGGCGAACATCACGGCGATGGGCCCGTTGGTGCTGCCGGCGTCGGAGCAGCTGCTGTTCGCGCTGTCCTTCATCGCGCGCAAGGTGCTCAACAACCGGATCAAGCCCTACATCCCGGACTTCCGCACGGCGTTCGAgcacttctgcatccacgcgggCGGGCGCGCCGTGATCGACGAGCTCCAGCGCAGCCTCACGCTGTCGGACGAGCAGGTGGAGGCGTCGCGGATGACGCTGCACCGGTTCGGCAACACCTCCAGCAGCTCCCTCTGGTACGAGCTCGCCTACATCGAGGCCAAGGGCCGCATGCGCAGGGGCGACCGCGTCTGGATGATCGGCTTCGGCTCCGGCTTCAAGTGCAACAGCGCCGCCTGGGAGTGCATCCGCCCCGCCGCCAACGCCGACGGGCCGTGGGCCAACTGCATCCACCGGTACCCCGTCCACATTCCCGACGTGCTCAAGCACTGAGCACGCAACGACCGACCCCTTGCGTACCGTACGTACAGCCATTCCTGCCCTCCAGCTCCTGCAGTTTCGTGTCATCTTCCCTTCCGTTTTCCTTCCTCCTCGCCCAGTCGCCATTGCACCTGCTGCTACATTTGGTTCGTGCTTTGTGGAGGGAGATCAAAACGAACCGTTGGAACAGTGATTGGCTGTGCTCGTGAACTAGTAGGTTGGAACCTGGGATCGATGGAGAGGACTTGTCGTGTCAACAAGGGCTCAAGGCGGCGGGGTGGTCGTCATAAAGGAGGCGGGGTCGGGCCAGGCTCCCGTTACATGTGCGCCCGGGGAAGGGATACGTGTGTTGTGTGTCGGTCCGGGGCGTTGTATACACGTACTACACTCGTTTCGTGGTGTGACTTTCGTGTCGTGTTGTGCTCACATTTCTTTATCTACTACAATTATATACAGTTCGTATGTTTTTCCTATTTCTTTCAAATTCATTCATCCAGTATACCATAAGGAGAGATATGGCATGAGCTGCTACTAGACAAGACGATCAAAGGCTTGATGTATGTGTGCACCTACTCTTATCAATCAatcggcatgttcgctggttggtttctaggctggtttgagctggctggtgctggtttgctgtgagaggaaaacactgttggctggctggtttgggctgactgaaaccaacaagcgaacaggctgaatatttTTCATTTTAAAAGTGCTGCCTTGTGCCTGCATGCATTGCACTGATGAGTGGAGACCCAGATTGTTCACTGTTTTCTCCTGTCCTGATGATGCTCCCTGCGTGCTCTTGCCGTTGCCACTGTGCGGCTCTCTCGCTCTCGCAGGCATGCACAACACAATTGCGCGGCCTGCCAAGTGCCAAACAGAAACAGGGTCTTTTCACCCCCGCCAGTGCCTGTCGCTGCCGCGGATTAATCGTCCCGGCTGGCTGAGGGCTGACACCGGCGCCGCGTGCCGTCGCCTGCCTTTAGCGCATCCGCATGGATTTCAAAGCTCCGTCCTCGCGAGACGTGAGAACTCATACGGTACAGTCGTACGTGTTGCCGCTGCGGATGCTTGCCTGCTCAGTGAATGCATGCCTGCTCCTGGACCGACCATGCATGGCATGGAGAGCCGTcgcccgtcgtcgtcgccgcggaAATGCGCAGCTGCAAACTGCTTCGTTTCCCGTGGCTGGCACAGAGGAGTCAGGAGAGGATGCGCGGGCGTGGGCAGGCGTCAGAGAGGATGCGCTGTCGCGGTCTCGCGGTTGGTTTTCCTTTTCCGGTCGCGTCCGGACAGAATTGAGCCCAACAGATCGCCGGGTCCATCCATGAAATCCCGTCTGATTGATCCATGATGATGGCGGATTGGCAGTCACCGAACCGAACGGCTAACCGGAGGCGATTCAATTCGCCAGTCAGATCGCTGATGCCACTTGTGACTTGTGAGTCAGGACTGCCCTTTTCGTGTTTTTTTTGCAAataaaggccatgtttagatGGGCATCGAATCGGCGCCGCCGGAGTTTCTGCTGGTACTGTAGCTATAGTactgttttgtttttatttggtaataattgtccaatcgttgtctaattaggctcaaaacgttcgccttacaaagtacaaccaaactgtataattagttttttatttcgtcaacatttagtactccatgcatataccacaagtttgatgtgacgggaaattttctttttgtatagtgtcaaATTCTGAAATTGGGAGAACTAAACATGCCCAAAGCCATACTCCGTATAAAGGAGAGCTGAGAGGCGAGCAGTCTGCAGTCCTCTTCTCTTCCGCCGCCTGGAATGGCAACGACATGATGATCGCGGGAGAGCCGTCTGCGTCGTTTTCAGCACCGGACATAGTGGAGCGATCTTGATGGATGAGAAAGAAAACAACGTAACGGGCGAGAGAGACCATGTGAACTCTGAAGCACAGTAGTATACAGTACCTGACTAGGTCGTGAACAcatgcatgcagatgcagatCAGCATATA is from Miscanthus floridulus cultivar M001 chromosome 7, ASM1932011v1, whole genome shotgun sequence and encodes:
- the LOC136467672 gene encoding 3-ketoacyl-CoA synthase 5-like; translation: MSMGSSAQLRRLKPLYQLVVNNILAIVAVPLAAAVLLRAASLGPEEILARALALRPAHMFLCAFLPAAATVLYLMLRPRAVYLVDYACFRTNPNCRVPFATFLEHSRVWPGFDERSVRFMTRLLERSGLGEETCLPYAQHYIPPSRDLESSRAEAELVIFSAIDDLLAKTGVSPQDIDILVVNCSLFAPTPSFTDMIMHRYGLRKDVRNVHLAGMGCSAGLISVELARNLLQVAPRGARALVVSTETITPNYYMGKERAMLLPNCLFRMGGAAALLSTDGAGARFRLAHVVRTLRGASDSAYHCVYQEEDDRGNVGINLSKDLMNIAGDALKANITAMGPLVLPASEQLLFALSFIARKVLNNRIKPYIPDFRTAFEHFCIHAGGRAVIDELQRSLTLSDEQVEASRMTLHRFGNTSSSSLWYELAYIEAKGRMRRGDRVWMIGFGSGFKCNSAAWECIRPAANADGPWANCIHRYPVHIPDVLKH